In Euwallacea similis isolate ESF13 chromosome 17, ESF131.1, whole genome shotgun sequence, a single window of DNA contains:
- the Tango11 gene encoding transport and Golgi organization protein 11 codes for MSSNSSPSHYGEDAFVTDADFKVEINQKMKVPQKISFGNDLNGDVRSSWVRDNFNMHVPERILVIGQDQHVGTRAPPREIAFDNSLLVSASEPYPANLPRVATPPRTLTLDKYPFPGLEDYQDGSEPEDQLPIVKPKPKVQHNLNDSVYSMSGSFRDQTIPPLGGGDCLTPAEEVIHLRRQLAKLNRRVMVLELENVNRLQKEKILAGLGIAYFLLKIMTWINRG; via the exons atgtcttcgaACAGTAGTCCTTCCCACTATGGAGAAGATGCATTTGTGACTGATGCAGATTTCAAGGTGGAAATCAACCAGAAAATGAAGGTTCCCCAGAAAATTAGCTTTGGTAACGATCTAAATGGAGATGTGCGGAGTTCCTGGGTGCGAGATAATTTCAACATGCATGTACCTGAGCGGATATTGGTGATCGGCCAAGATCAGCATGTTG GTACCCGAGCGCCACCTAGAGAAATCGCCTTTGACAACTCATTACTAGTGTCTGCTTCTGAACCCTACCCAGCAAATTTGCCACGGGTTGCTACTCCCCCTAGAACTTTAACCTTGGATAAATACCCATTCCCTG GCCTTGAAGATTATCAAGATGGTTCTGAGCCAGAGGACCAACTGCCCATAGTCAAACCAAAGCCAAAAGTACAACACAACTTAAATGACTCTGTATACTCAATGAGTGGCTCATTCAGAGACCAAACAATTCCACCTTTag GTGGAGGTGACTGCCTGACTCCTGCTGAAGAGGTTATTCACCTTCGAAGACAGTTAGCAAAGCTAAATCGTCGTGTAATGGTCTTGGAATTAGAGAATGTTAATAGGCTGCAAAAGGAGAAAATCTTAGCTGGTTTGGGAATTGCATATTTTCTGTTGAAAATTATGACTTGGATAAATAGGGGCTAA
- the LOC136414315 gene encoding stress-induced-phosphoprotein 1-like gives MEMEQPNEELTADSLKELGNKAVKDNKLSEAILHYTAAIKLDPQNHVLYSNRSFVHLMMKHYFLAMTDAKETIALSPLWPKGYFRKGEVEYATSQYIDAYESYHEALRLKPQDSVILLALDNVGKQIMRQKKMDKEVPWVGAGLGIIMGVSLLVAEYVTSRALTHPLLMSFITIIMSLSGYAIARFWRAYVKGQQRNLLDAPLDLLNDLGGKEEEEQENKRRTPRYTKSQARMRYRKGKS, from the exons aTGGAAATGGAACAACCAAATGAAGAG TTAACTGCAGATTCCCTAAAGGAGCTGGGAAATAAAGCAGTAAAGGACAACAAACTTTCTGAAGCCATATTACATTACACAGCAGCTATAAAGCTAGACCCACAGAACCATGTTTTATATAGTAATAGGTCCTTTGTACATCTTATGATGAAACACTATTTTTTAGCAATGACTGATGCCAAAGAAACCATAGCTTTAAGCCCTTTGTGGCCAAAAGGCTACTTTCGAAAAG gAGAAGTTGAATATGCAACAAGCCAATACATTGATGCTTATGAGTCTTATCACGAGGCGCTTCGCTTAAAGCCTCAAGACTCTGTAATTTTACTTGCCTTAGACAATGTGGGTAAACAGATAATGAGACAGAAAAAAATGGACAAAGAGGTCCCATGGGTAGGGGCTGGCTTGGGAATTATTATGGGGGTATCTTTGCTGGTAGCTGAGTATGTAACCTCAAGAGCTTTAACT CATCCATTATTAATGTCATTTATCACAATTATAATGTCCCTTTCTGGGTATGCCATTGCACGGTTTTGGAGGGCCTATGTGAAAGGTCAACAAAGAAATTTGTTGGATGCACCTCTGGACTTAT taaATGATCTTGGTGGTAAGGAGGAGGAGGAACAAGAGAATAAAAGAAGGACTCCAAGGTACACAAAATCGCAGGCGAGGATGCGGTATCGAAAGGGGAAATCTTAG